Proteins encoded within one genomic window of Argiope bruennichi chromosome 7, qqArgBrue1.1, whole genome shotgun sequence:
- the LOC129976392 gene encoding glucose-induced degradation protein 8 homolog codes for MVNSDAMTQHIKSRSTTVEKSDELTKTEWMEKIRGLHMQRADMNRLIMNYLVTEGFKGAAEKFRIESGVQPSVDLDTLDERIKIRDAIQSGKIQEAIEMVNNLHPELLDCDRYLFFHLQQQHLIELIRQRNIEEALKYAQEQLAERGEENREVLAELERTLALLAFDEPEKSPFGDLLHPSHRQEIASEVNASILEMENRESTTPKIATLMRVMLWIQEELEKKKVKYPKMTDIATGTIEDPK; via the exons ATGGTAAATTCTGATGCCATGACTCAACATATTAAATCCC GTTCTACTACAGTGGAAAAGTCCGACGAGTTAACGAAAACTGAATGGATGGAAAAGATTAGGGGATTGCACATGCAAAGAGCTGATATGAACCGATTAATCATGAATTATCTTGTGACAG aaggATTCAAGGGTGCTGCAGAAAAATTTCGCATTGAATCAGGTGTGCAACCCTCTGTAGATCTTGATACATTagatgaaagaattaaaattagagaTGCTATTCAGAGTGGTAAAATACAAGAAGCTATTGAAATGGTCAATAATCTTCATCCTGAGCTGTTGGATTGTGATCGATATCTCTTCTTCCACCTACaa cAACAACATTTAATTGAGCTCATTCGACAAAGAAATATTGAAGAGGCCTTAAAATATGCTCAAGAACAATTAGCTGAACGTGGTGAAGAAAATCGAGAGGTTCTTGCTGAGCTAGAAAGAACATTGGCACTATTGGCTTTTGATGAACCTGAAAAATCACCTTTTGGTGACCTTTTGCATCCCTCGCATCGTCAAGAA ataGCCAGTGAAGTAAATGCATCTATTCTAGAAATGGAAAACAGAGAATCTACTACACCAAAAATTGCAACACTAATGAGAGTTATGCTTTGGATACAAgaagaacttgaaaagaaaaaagtgaaatatccCAAAATGACAGATATTGCCACTGGTACGATTGAAGATCCAAAATGA